In Nitrospira defluvii, the sequence CGCCATGCGGCGGGAGCGGGAGCAGTTCACCAAGGGAGAGCAGGGTTGAGCGTGGCCTACGAAGTCGTCATCGGTGTGGAAGTGCATGCGCAGTTGCGCACGCAGTCGAAGTTGTTCTGTCCTTGCGGAACCACGTTCGGTCGAACGGCCAATTCACAGACCTGCCCCGTCTGCCTGGGATTACCCGGAAGCCTGCCGGTGATCAATGACAAGGCTGTGGAGATGGCGGTGCGCGCCGGACTGGCGATGAACGGGACGATCGGCATGCGGAACCGATTTGCGCGCAAAAACTACTTTTACCCGGATTTGCCGAAGGGCTATCAGATTTCCCAATATGAGGCGCCGATCTGCGAGCACGGGTGGCTTGAGATCGTTGCGGGCGGGGCTCGTAAGCGTGTGCGTATCCGGCGGGCCCACTTGGAAGAAGATGCCGGAAAGAATCTGCATGAGGCCGACAGCGGCATGAGCCTTGTGGACCTGAACCGGGCCGGAACGCCACTGCTGGAGATCGTCACCGAGCCGGATTTGAGTTCGTCCGAAGAGGTGGTGGCATACCTGAAGGCCTTGCGCGAGCTCCTGATGTATCTCGATGTCTGCGATGGCAACATGGAGGAGGGCAGTTTCCGGTGCGAGCCGAATCTCTCGCTCCGTCCTGTCGGACAGACGGCCTATGGCACCAAAGTGGAGTTGAAGAACATCAACTCGTTCAAGTTCGTGAAGGATGCGGTTGATTACGAAATCAAACGGCAAACCAAGGTGCTGACTGAGGGGGGGAAGATCTACCAGGAAACCAGGCTCTGGAATCACGAACGTGGTGAAACGGCGGTGATGCGCAGCAAGGAGGAGGCGCATGACTACCGATATTTTCCTGACCCTGACCTGGTGCCGCTGGAGATCTCGTCTGAACGGATCGAGCAGTTGCGCAAGGAGTTGCCGGAATTGGCCGCGGCGAAGCAGGAGCGGTTTACTCGCGAGTACGGCATTCCCGAATATGACGCCGGTATCCTGACTTCCAGCAAAGCCTTGTCGGTGTACTTCGATGCCTGCGTCGCGCTGTACCCCCATCCTAAGACGGTCAGCAATTGGGTGATGGGCGAGTTGTTGCGTGAGTTGAATCAGGCCGGCATTGAGGCGGACGCTTCGCCTGTCACGCCCGAACGACTGGTTGACCTGCTGACGTTGGTTGATCAGGGTGTCGTGAGCCTGAAGGTGGCCAGAGATATATTCCCGGATGTGTATGCCTCCGGCAAGGCGCCGG encodes:
- the gatB gene encoding Asp-tRNA(Asn)/Glu-tRNA(Gln) amidotransferase subunit GatB, which produces MAYEVVIGVEVHAQLRTQSKLFCPCGTTFGRTANSQTCPVCLGLPGSLPVINDKAVEMAVRAGLAMNGTIGMRNRFARKNYFYPDLPKGYQISQYEAPICEHGWLEIVAGGARKRVRIRRAHLEEDAGKNLHEADSGMSLVDLNRAGTPLLEIVTEPDLSSSEEVVAYLKALRELLMYLDVCDGNMEEGSFRCEPNLSLRPVGQTAYGTKVELKNINSFKFVKDAVDYEIKRQTKVLTEGGKIYQETRLWNHERGETAVMRSKEEAHDYRYFPDPDLVPLEISSERIEQLRKELPELAAAKQERFTREYGIPEYDAGILTSSKALSVYFDACVALYPHPKTVSNWVMGELLRELNQAGIEADASPVTPERLVDLLTLVDQGVVSLKVARDIFPDVYASGKAPAQIVQDKGLTQVSDEGALSTIIEEVLKKNPAQVAQFKEGKQQVLGFLVGQVMKASGGKANPGKVNELLKKMLG